In Rhizobium sp. ZPR4, a genomic segment contains:
- a CDS encoding 5-formyltetrahydrofolate cyclo-ligase, with product MTPKELKARYRNECLAARDAIPAVDRIEKGLAMATHGGDTIDIRQGDIVSGFLPIRSEVDIRPLMARLRERGARLCVPIILDRSTIVFRELVAGAPLVPVGFGTSGPGPDAAVLDPDIMLVPLSAFDRSGHRIGYGAGHYDRAIERLHQKGLNPRLIGIAFDCQEVPSVPAEPHDVRLDAILTESGLNFVSEVIG from the coding sequence ATGACCCCCAAAGAGCTGAAAGCCCGATATCGCAATGAATGCCTGGCGGCGCGCGATGCCATTCCGGCGGTAGACCGCATCGAAAAGGGCCTCGCCATGGCCACACATGGCGGCGATACCATCGATATCAGGCAGGGAGACATCGTCTCCGGCTTCCTGCCGATCCGCTCCGAAGTGGATATAAGGCCGTTGATGGCGCGGCTGCGGGAGCGGGGTGCAAGACTTTGCGTGCCCATCATCCTCGATCGCAGCACGATCGTCTTCCGGGAACTCGTCGCGGGGGCGCCATTGGTTCCAGTCGGATTTGGGACTTCTGGCCCGGGGCCCGATGCGGCAGTGCTCGATCCCGATATCATGCTCGTGCCGCTTTCGGCCTTCGATAGAAGTGGCCATCGCATCGGCTACGGCGCCGGGCACTACGACCGCGCGATCGAGCGGCTGCATCAAAAAGGCTTGAATCCGCGGCTGATCGGCATTGCATTCGATTGCCAAGAAGTGCCATCAGTACCCGCTGAGCCGCATGATGTCCGTCTTGACGCGATTTTGACCGAGAGCGGACTCAATTTCGTTTCGGAAGTGATTGGATAG
- a CDS encoding HAD family hydrolase, producing MSAASSSAFTKTYSGFLFDMDGTIINSIAAAERVWGNWARAQGLDVEKFMPTMHGKRGVDTIGQLNLPGVDPVAEALKITEAEIADVEGVVALPGAVDFLASLPPERWAIVTSSPYRLALARLDAAGIPVPRFIVTAEDVKVGKPDPQGYILGAQRLGLSPSECLVFEDVMAGVKAGEAAGADVVVITATHSHPVETNYTTLHNYENVRAHVDGNGKLSIIRKG from the coding sequence TTGTCCGCTGCATCGTCTTCCGCCTTCACCAAGACCTATTCCGGTTTCCTGTTCGACATGGATGGCACGATCATCAATTCGATCGCCGCCGCCGAACGTGTCTGGGGTAACTGGGCGCGCGCTCAAGGTCTTGATGTCGAGAAGTTCATGCCGACCATGCACGGCAAGCGCGGTGTCGATACGATTGGCCAGTTGAATCTGCCTGGCGTCGATCCGGTCGCGGAGGCGCTGAAGATCACCGAGGCTGAGATTGCCGATGTCGAGGGTGTCGTCGCACTGCCGGGCGCTGTCGATTTCCTGGCTTCCCTGCCGCCGGAGCGCTGGGCGATCGTTACCTCGTCGCCCTATCGGCTGGCGTTGGCGCGGCTGGATGCTGCCGGGATCCCCGTGCCGCGCTTCATCGTTACGGCCGAGGACGTGAAGGTCGGCAAGCCCGATCCGCAGGGTTATATCCTCGGCGCGCAGCGCCTTGGTCTCAGCCCATCGGAATGCCTGGTGTTTGAAGACGTCATGGCCGGCGTCAAGGCGGGCGAGGCGGCCGGTGCCGATGTGGTGGTCATCACCGCGACGCATTCGCATCCGGTCGAGACCAATTACACGACGCTGCATAATTATGAAAACGTTCGCGCTCATGTGGATGGCAACGGAAAATTGTCGATCATCCGCAAAGGCTGA
- a CDS encoding TIGR00282 family metallophosphoesterase → MRLLFLGDMVGKTGRTAVWERLPGLVSDLKLDFVIVNGENAAGGFGITEDIFLETINAGADVVTTGNHVWDQKEAVVFCERHDQFLRPANYPAGTPGRGSGLYYARNGARVLVANIMGRVFMHPELDDPFKSAEAILDACPLKEQADAIVFDFHAEATSEKQCFGHFVDGRASFVVGTHTHVPTADAQILNGGTAYMSDAGMCGDYDSSLGMEKEEPLNRFISKMPKGRFEAASGPATICGVGVEISDATGLAEKIAPLRLGPRLAETIPDFWR, encoded by the coding sequence ATGCGGCTGCTTTTTTTGGGTGACATGGTCGGCAAGACGGGACGAACCGCAGTGTGGGAACGCCTGCCGGGGTTGGTATCCGACCTGAAGCTCGATTTCGTCATCGTCAACGGCGAGAATGCCGCTGGCGGCTTCGGCATCACCGAGGACATCTTCCTCGAAACGATCAATGCCGGCGCAGACGTCGTGACGACGGGCAACCATGTATGGGACCAGAAAGAAGCCGTCGTTTTCTGCGAGCGCCACGACCAGTTCCTGCGCCCGGCCAACTATCCCGCCGGCACGCCCGGCCGCGGCTCCGGCCTCTATTATGCACGCAACGGCGCCCGCGTTCTCGTGGCCAACATCATGGGCCGCGTCTTCATGCATCCGGAGCTGGACGATCCCTTCAAGTCGGCAGAGGCCATCCTCGATGCCTGCCCGCTGAAGGAACAAGCCGATGCGATCGTCTTCGATTTTCATGCGGAAGCGACGAGCGAAAAGCAGTGCTTCGGTCATTTCGTCGATGGCCGCGCGAGCTTTGTCGTCGGCACGCATACGCATGTGCCGACCGCCGACGCGCAGATCCTGAACGGCGGCACGGCCTATATGTCGGATGCCGGCATGTGCGGCGATTATGATTCCTCGCTCGGCATGGAGAAGGAGGAGCCATTGAACCGCTTTATCTCGAAGATGCCGAAGGGGCGTTTCGAGGCGGCTTCGGGGCCTGCCACCATCTGCGGCGTCGGCGTCGAGATTTCCGACGCGACGGGCCTAGCCGAAAAGATCGCACCGCTACGGCTCGGACCGCGCCTTGCGGAAACCATTCCGGACTTCTGGCGCTGA
- a CDS encoding MBL fold metallo-hydrolase, whose protein sequence is MLQRFPVFAVFFLSLIFCWSTANAQQKPMRPQPSQCQAIAQSLPKATFASFSPPGPTLANDPGNGPNSGDVKITFLGHATLFIETPGGVSIATDYSGAYPPPYTPEVVTMNKAHPSHYTLTPDPAIKYVLHGWSDTPGEPAKIRMTVGDTLIRNVVTDIRSWGGGIEPNGNSIFIFEVAGLCIGHLGHLHFELTDQQYAEIGRLDVVMVPVDGGLTMGADSMSRVVKRLRSSLILPMHRWGPPVDQFLALFGPDFDVAYAPTPSVTVSLKTLPRKPLIYVLKGL, encoded by the coding sequence ATGTTACAGCGATTTCCTGTCTTTGCCGTGTTTTTCCTATCGCTGATCTTCTGCTGGAGCACGGCAAATGCCCAGCAAAAGCCTATGCGCCCGCAGCCCAGCCAATGCCAGGCGATTGCGCAATCTCTGCCAAAGGCGACATTCGCCAGCTTTTCTCCTCCCGGTCCGACGCTTGCCAATGACCCTGGCAATGGCCCCAATAGCGGCGACGTGAAGATCACCTTCCTCGGTCACGCGACGCTCTTCATCGAGACGCCTGGCGGCGTTTCCATCGCCACGGATTATAGCGGCGCCTATCCGCCGCCCTATACGCCCGAAGTCGTGACGATGAACAAAGCGCATCCGAGCCACTATACGCTGACACCCGATCCGGCGATCAAATATGTGTTGCATGGCTGGAGCGATACGCCCGGCGAGCCGGCAAAGATCCGCATGACCGTCGGCGATACGCTGATCCGCAATGTCGTCACCGACATTCGCTCCTGGGGCGGCGGCATCGAGCCCAATGGCAATTCGATCTTCATCTTCGAGGTGGCAGGCCTCTGTATCGGCCATCTCGGACACCTGCATTTCGAGCTCACCGACCAGCAATATGCCGAGATCGGCAGGCTCGATGTCGTGATGGTGCCGGTGGACGGCGGTCTGACCATGGGAGCCGACAGCATGAGCCGCGTGGTCAAGCGGCTGCGTTCGTCTCTGATCCTGCCCATGCATCGGTGGGGGCCGCCGGTCGATCAGTTTCTCGCCCTGTTCGGCCCCGATTTCGACGTCGCCTATGCGCCGACGCCCAGTGTCACGGTGTCGCTGAAGACCTTGCCGCGCAAACCGCTGATCTATGTGCTCAAGGGGCTTTGA